In the Brevundimonas sp. MF30-B genome, TGGACCGATACGTCGCCTTCGCCGCGGCCAACGGCGTCGATCCAGAGACGTTGAGGAACGCCCGCGCCAGCCATCGCGGCAACCCGGGCATGGTTCCGGCCGAACGCGACGAGGCGCTGCTGACCCAAGCCGGCTTTGCCGACATCGAGCACTTTCATCATGCCATGAACTGGCATGGTTGGGTGGCGTACGCGTGAGACCTGTCTTCATCAACGTCGGCGAACGCACCAACGTCACCGGCTCGGCCAAGTTCAGGAAGCTGGTGGTCGAGGGCGACTATTCGGCGGCTCTGGACGTCGCCCGCCAGCAGGTCGAGGCGGGCGCTCAGATCATCGACGTCAACATGGACGAGGGTCTGCTGGACGGCGTTGTCGCCATGCGGACCTTCCTCAACCTGATCGCGGCCGAGCCCGACATCGCCCGTGTGCCGGTGATGATCGACAGCTCCAAATGGGAGGTGATCGAGGCGGGCCTGAAGTGCGTTCAGGGCAAGCCGATCGTCAACTCGATCTCGATGAAGGCGGGCGAGGCCGAGTTTCGCGAACAGGCGGTCAAATGCCTGCGCTACGGCGCCGCCGTCGTGGTCATGGCCTTCGACGAGGTGGGCCAGGCCGACACCGCCGCCCGCAAGATCGAGATCTGCACCCGCGCCTATCGCATTCTGGTGGACGAGGTCGGTTTCCCGCCCGAGGACATCATCTTCGACCCCAACATCTTCGCCGTGGCGACGGGGATCGAGGAGCACGACAACTACGCCGTCGACTTCATCGAGGCGACGCGCGAGATCAAGGCCACCCTGCCCTACGCCCGCGTCTCGGGCGGCGTGTCGAACGTCAGCTTCAGCTTCCGCGGCAACGAGCCGGTACGCCGGGCGATCCACAGCGTCTTCCTGTACCACGCCATCAACGCCGGCATGGACATGGGCATCGTCAACGCCGGCGACCTGCCCGTCTATGACGACATCGACCCGGTGCTGAGGGAAGCCGTCGAGGACGTGATCCTGAACCGGCCGCAGCGGACCAATGTGTCCAACACCGAGCGGCTGGTGGACATGGCGCCCAACTACAAGGGCGAGAAGGGCGCGGCCAAGGTCGCGGACCTGAAATGGCGCGAACAGCCGGTCGGCAAGCGGATCGAGCACGCCCTAGTCAACGGCATCACCGAATTCATCGAGGCCGACACCGAAGAGGCCCGCCTGGCGTCCGAGCGCCCCCTGCACGTCATCGAAGGCCCGCTGATGGACGGGATGAACGTGGTCGGCGACCTGTTCGGCTCGGGCAAGATGTTCCTGCCGCAGGTGGTGAAGTCCGCCCGCGTGATGAAGCAGGCCGTGGCCTGGCTGGAACCCTTCATGGAGGCCGAGAAGGCCGGCAAGCCGCGCGAACAGGCCGGGCGCATCCTGATGGCCACGGTCAAGGGCGACGTCCACGACATCGGCAAGAATATCGTCGGCGTCGTGCTGCAGTGTAACAACTATGAGGTCATCGACCTGGGCGTCATGGTCCCGGCCGACCGCATCCTGGACGCCGCCGTCGAGCACAAGGTCGACATCATTGGCCTGTCCGGCCTGATCACCCCGTCACTCGACGAGATGGTCTTCGTCGGCGCCGAGATGGAGCGGCGCGGCTTCGACATTCCGCTGCTGATTGGGGGCGCCACCACCAGCCGCACCCATACGGCGGTCAAGATCGAACCGGCCTACGCCCGCGGCTCCACCACCTACGTCGTGGACGCCAGCCGCGCCGTCAGCGTCGTCTCGGGCCTGCTGTCGCCGACGGAGAAAGCCCGCAACGAGGCCGCAACGCGCGACGAATACATCCGCATCCGCGAGCAGTACGCCCGGGGCCAGGAGGTCAAGGCGCGGGCGTCCCTGCCCCAGGCCCGCGACAACCGCTTCCGCCTCGATCCGGTCCAGCCTCGGCCCGGCAAGCCGGCCTTCATCGGCGTTCGCGCCTTCGGCGCCTGGGACTTGCAGGACCTGGCCGACCACATCGACTGGACCCCCTTCTTCGCCAGCTGGGAGCTGATCGGCCGCTATCCGCTGATCCTGGACGACGAGATCGTCGGCGAGGCCGCGCGCGACCTGTTTAAGGACGCTCAGGCCATGCTGAAGCAGATTGTCGCCGACAAGTGGTTCACCGCCAAAGGCGTCGTCGGCTTCTGGCCCGCCCGGGCCGTCGGCGACGACATCGCCGTCTTCGCCGACGAGAGCCGCGCCGAAGAGATCGCCCGCCTCCACACCCTTCGCCAGCAGATCAAGAAGTCGAACGGCAAGCCCAATCTGGCCCTGTCGGACTTCGTGGCCGAAGACGATCAGGACTACATCGGCGCCTTCGCCGTCACGGCCGGCCACGGTGAGCTGGAGGTCGCCAAGCGGTTCAAGGACGCCGGCGACGACTATTCCGCCATCATGGCCACCGCCTTGGCCGACCGCCTGGCTGAGGCCTTCGCCGAACGGCTGCACAAGGAAGTGCGCACCCAACTATGGGGATATGCGTCCGACGAGGCGACCACCGTCGACGACCTGATCGCCGAGAAATACCAGGGCATCCGCCCTGCCCCAGGCTATCCGGCGCAGCCCGATCACACCGAAAAGGCGACGCTGTTCCGCCTGCTGAACGCCGGCGACAACGCCGGCATGGCCCTGACCGAAAGCTTCGCCATGACGCCCCCGGCCTCGGTCTCGGGCCTCTATTTCGGCCATCCGGGCAGCCACTATTTCGGCGTCGGCAAGATCGACCGCGACCAGGTCCAGGACTACGCCGCTCGCAAGGGCTGGGACCTCGCCACCGCCGAACGCTGGCTGGCCCCCATCCTGAACTACGACCCTCAGGTGGCGCCGCGCGAAACAGCGGCCTGACGCCTAGGTGGAAGGCGCGCCGGTCTCGTCCAGGCCCACGTCGCTCAGCGTGGCCGGCGGCGTGGTGACATTGCCGCGCACGCGTCGTGCCGCGTGTTCGCAGCGTCCAGGCAAACCATAGAAGAGGCCGAATACCTGGCTGCGAGCAGCCTCGTCTTCGTTCGCCAGGACCGGCGCCCATTTCGCCCTCGCTTCCGCAGCGGCGGCGGCAGCGGCGGTTTTCTGCGCGGGCGTGGCGCGCGTCTCTGCGGCCGTAAGAGCGGCGCGGAAATCGGCTGCTTCCAGACGGCCCAGGCGCATGATCTCTCGGTCCAATTCGTCGGGATTGCTCAGGCTTTCGCCCGCCGCGACGTGGCCCGACACCAGAGCCTCGCACCAGGCCACCAAGGGGTAGTCCTCTCGAGGCGCACCCGGCGGCAGATCTCGCGCATAGGCCAAGGCCTCGCGCGTGCGTTCCGATTCCCCCGACTCCGCTCGATTGGCCGTCGCGAT is a window encoding:
- the metH gene encoding methionine synthase, which gives rise to MRPVFINVGERTNVTGSAKFRKLVVEGDYSAALDVARQQVEAGAQIIDVNMDEGLLDGVVAMRTFLNLIAAEPDIARVPVMIDSSKWEVIEAGLKCVQGKPIVNSISMKAGEAEFREQAVKCLRYGAAVVVMAFDEVGQADTAARKIEICTRAYRILVDEVGFPPEDIIFDPNIFAVATGIEEHDNYAVDFIEATREIKATLPYARVSGGVSNVSFSFRGNEPVRRAIHSVFLYHAINAGMDMGIVNAGDLPVYDDIDPVLREAVEDVILNRPQRTNVSNTERLVDMAPNYKGEKGAAKVADLKWREQPVGKRIEHALVNGITEFIEADTEEARLASERPLHVIEGPLMDGMNVVGDLFGSGKMFLPQVVKSARVMKQAVAWLEPFMEAEKAGKPREQAGRILMATVKGDVHDIGKNIVGVVLQCNNYEVIDLGVMVPADRILDAAVEHKVDIIGLSGLITPSLDEMVFVGAEMERRGFDIPLLIGGATTSRTHTAVKIEPAYARGSTTYVVDASRAVSVVSGLLSPTEKARNEAATRDEYIRIREQYARGQEVKARASLPQARDNRFRLDPVQPRPGKPAFIGVRAFGAWDLQDLADHIDWTPFFASWELIGRYPLILDDEIVGEAARDLFKDAQAMLKQIVADKWFTAKGVVGFWPARAVGDDIAVFADESRAEEIARLHTLRQQIKKSNGKPNLALSDFVAEDDQDYIGAFAVTAGHGELEVAKRFKDAGDDYSAIMATALADRLAEAFAERLHKEVRTQLWGYASDEATTVDDLIAEKYQGIRPAPGYPAQPDHTEKATLFRLLNAGDNAGMALTESFAMTPPASVSGLYFGHPGSHYFGVGKIDRDQVQDYAARKGWDLATAERWLAPILNYDPQVAPRETAA